GGCCCACCAGCCGCACGATCCAAAACCCACAAATTTTCCCGAAAAAACCTGGTAGCGGCGGGCGGATTTGAACCACCGACCAAGAGATTATGATTCTCCTGCTCTACCGCTGAGCTACGCCGCCAACCGGTGCCGCCGAGGTAGCGCCCACCGCCACCCCTGTCAATCAGCCCGCCGCCGAGCCCACCCCGCCATCAAACCAGCCCCATCCCCAAATCCCGCCAATCCGGATTCCCCTGCTCGATCAGCGCCAACTTCCCCCGCCGCGACCCCGCCTTGATAGCCTTCTCCCGCACGATCGCCCCCTCCATCGAACCCCACATCTCGAACCATACCAACATCCGGCACCCGTACCGCGCCGCAAAACCGGCACCACCACCATCTCGATGCTGCGCCACCCGCCGCACCAGATCGGACGTAACCCCGACATAAATCGTCCCGTTCCGCCGATTCGCCATCATATAAACCGCAGGCTGCCTCTCAGCTCCCATCCCCCCATCCCATCATCGCAATCACCCCCACGCCGTCATTGCGAGCGAAGCGCGGCAATCCAGCCCCGAACCCTCGCCAAACCTTCCGTCGAGACCAGAAACCAAAGCAGCAAGCCCTTCTTTCTCGCAAGAAAGAAGCAAAGAACCTTTATCCCCAACCCTAACCCCGCCCGGCCCAACCCCCCAACCCCCACGCCGTCATTGCGAGCGAAGCGCGGCAATCCAGCCCCGAACCCTCGCCAAACCTTCCGTCGAGACCAGAAACCAAAGCAGCAAGCCCTTCTTTCGTGCAAGAAAGAAGCAAAGAACCTTTATCCCCAACCCTAACCCCGCCCGGCCCAACCCCCCAACCCCAACCCGTCATTGCGAGCGAAGCGCGGCAATCCAGCCCCGAACCCTCGCCAGACCTTCCGCCAAGACCAGAAGCCGAAGAAGCAAGCCCTTCTTTCTTGCAAGAAAGAAGCAAAGAACCTTTATCCACAACCTTAACCCCGCCCGGCCCAACCCCCCAACCCCCACGCCGTCATTGCGAGCGAAGCGCGGCAATCCAGCCCCGAACCCTCGCCAGACCTTCCGCCAAGACCAGAAACCAAAGCAGCAAGCCCTTCTTTCGTGCAAGAAAGAAGCAAAGAACCTTTATCCCCAACCCTAACCCCGCCCGGCCCAACCCCCCAACCCCAACCCGTCATTGCGAGCGAAGCGCGGCAATCCAGCCCCGAACCGTCGCCAAACCTTCCGTCGAGACCAGAAACCAAAGCAGCAAGCCGTTCTTTCTTGAAAGAAAGAACCAAAGAACTTTCGCGCCCCTCTAACCTTGAATTGCAAAACGCATTGCTCAGTGCCCCACCCATGCGCTAGGAAAGTAACCGAACCCAACCCAAAGGCGCCCGGTCCATGTCCAGCAACCAACCCAGCGCACCACTCAGCCCATGAGCGACGCCATGGACCTCAGCCAGGCCCCCTTCGTCAATCAAATCCTCGACCGCGCCCGCAACGAACTCCTCGGGCGCTCCTACGACACCTTCAACATCGACCACCTCATCCCCTTCGCCGCCAGCCTCGACACCGCCGCCTACGTCGCCGATCACGCCGCCGATGCCGCCCGCTTCGCCTCGAACCACGACCTCCTCCGCGCCGGGCTCGACTGCGCCCCCCGCGATGGCCTCGTCCTCGAATTCGGCGTCGCCTCCGGCAGCACCCTCCGCACCATCGCCAACCACTGGAAACAACCCGTCTTCGGGTTCGACAGTTTCGAAGGCCTCCCCGAACAATGGCGTCCCGGCTTCCCCGCAGGCATGTTCGCCCAGAACCCGCCCGACACCCCCGCTAACGCAAGCCTCGTGCGCGGCTGGTTCGACCAGAGCCTCCCCACCTTCGCCCAGACCCACCCCGGCGATGTCGCCTTCCTTCACATCGATTGCGATCTCTACTCCTCCACCCGCACCATCTTCGAAATCCTCGGCCACCGCATCAAACCCGGCACCATCATCGTCTTCGACGAATACTGGAACTACCCCGGCTGGCGCACCCACGAATTCAAAGCCTTCCACGAATTCCTCGCATGGTCGAAACGGAGTTATTCGTTCCTCGGATTTGTCCCGTCCCACCAGCAGGCCGGCGTCATCATCATCTGAGCCCCGGCATCGCGAGCAAAGCGCGGCAATCCAATCCCGTCACCCCCGGTAGCGGGTAAAAGGGAAAGGCAAAGCAAGCCGTTCTTTCTTGAAAGAAAGAACCAAAGAACTTTCGCTCCCCTTCTAACCATAGATTGCAAAACGCATTGCCCACACCGCCACGGATAGGATAGGAGAGAACCACGAAAAAAATCGCAAGGCTCCCGTTACCCGATGCAAAAGCAAAACCTCGCCGCCCTGCCGTGATCCGACCGATCAGAACCCTATCGGCATTCGGACTCGCGATAACGGCGGCAGCACTCACCGTCTCGCCCGCATCGGCCTGCTCCGATCACACCAAACCCATCGCCGTCGGCGGCGTGGACGGTTTCGCGAGCCTCGCCAATCCCGCCAACTCCGCCATCCTCCGCAAAAGCTGCAAAGTCTCCCTCTACATTCACGATTACATCTGGACCCGCCTGAAACACGGCAACCCAACCCGTCAGAAAATCCTGAACGTCTTCAAGGGCACCGGCCCCGCAATGCTCGAACTCGGCGCATCCGCGAACGCATCCGCCTATTTCGGCACCTACTACAAACAAACCTACCTCGCGCGCGGCGTCATCGCCCACATCGCCAACATCAACGGCGCAGGTGGCCTCACCCTCCCTCAATGGCGAGCCTACGTTGCCGGAGGCCGCGCCGATGGCCTGAAAACCCTCGCCCCTGTCTTCGCCCCCAACGTCAACCAACTCTGGCACCACGGCAAAATCGACCGCCACGTCTGGGACCAGAACAAACGCCGCGCCCTCATCGGCGGCGGCATCGCAATCGACGCCCCACCCTCCTTCTTTTTCTGGTACACCCCGGACTATCGCCATTTCATCGTCCACGAAATCCAATGGGCCAACCAGAACCATCTCCGCTCGATCCTGATTATCTCCCCCAACACCGCCCGCCGCCGCTTCCTGTCCGACACACAGTTGATGGTCGCTTACCTCCGCAAACGAAACGCCATCCCCACCAACTACGTCGTCGAAAACTACGATCCGTTGCCTTGGCCGAAAAACTTCATCAATCTGGTCGGATCGGAAACCAGCCCCTATTCGGTAACCGGCGTCGCCCTCTGGATGACCACCCTCTTTCCCAACCCGCCCGCCTGAAACTGGATAGCGAATGACCAATCTCCGCCTCGCCTGCGTCGCCATCGTCAAAAACGAACAGAACCACGTCGCGGAATGGATCGCCTACCAACTCGCCATCGGCTTCGACACCGTCATCGTCTTCGACAACCAGTCAACCGACGATACCGCCGCCCGCATCCGCGCCTTCGCCCCTGATCACGACGTCCGCCTCCACGAATGGACCATGACCACCCCGGACTACCAGACCCGTTGCTACGAACACGCAGCCCGCTCCTACACCGATGAATTCGACTGGCTCGCTTTCTTCGACATCGACGAATTCCTCGTCCTCGATCCCGGTTTCGACCTCAAATCCATCCTCAATCTCTTCCCCGCCATCCCCGCCATCGGCGTCCCCTGGGCCATGTTCGGCTCATCCGGCCACACCGAAAAACCGGACGGCCTCCTGATCGAAGCCTTCACCCACCGCTCCGAACCCTCCTTCGGCCCCAACCGCCACATCAAATCCATCATCCGCCCCAAACACATGCTCTACTGTCACAACGCCCATTCCTTCGCGATGGACGGCCAGTACCGCAGCCTCACCGGCAAACCGCTCACCTTCACCCAGGGCGGATTGCTCGACACCGACCCCGACTACACCCTCGGCAAACTCCACCACTATTTCACCCGCTCCCGCGCCCACTGGGCCGACAAAATGCAGCGCGGCTACCACGACACATCCCGCGAGGATTCCGAATTCGAAGCCTACGACCGCAACGAAATCCCCGACGACAGCGCCCGCGACCTCACTCCCCGCGTCCGAAAAATCCTCGCGAACCTCGGCACCCCACCCCCCCAACCCCAACCCGTCATTGCGAGCGAAGCGCGGCAATCCAGCCCCGAACCCTCGCCAGACCTTCCGCCGAGACCAGAAACCAAAGCAGCAAGCCCTTCTTTCTTGCAAGAAAGAAGCAAAGAACCTTTATCCCCAACCCTAACCCCGCCCGGCCCAACCCCCCGACCCCAACCCGTCATTGCGAGCGAAGCGCGGCAATCCAGCCCCGAACCGTCGCCAAACCTTCCGCTGAGACCAGAAACCGAAAAAGCACGCTCATCTTTGGAACAAGCCACGGGCAACTGCGCCCTTCTGACCGAATTCGGAACCTTCCTCGCATGGAGTCCAGAGCAGCGAAAACTCCGCCACCAATCACCCGGCGAGATCGAAATGGAACAGCTCCTGTTATGGAACCCGGATCATCCAGACGAAATCTTTGTCAACCTCGATGGACAAAAGCGAGTTATCGACCCACTGACCGGCGAACTTGCTGATGCAGCCAAAAGGCCATCCTTCAACGTCGTTGCAGGACTACGAACCGACGAAATTGCACTGAACTTGGTATCCGGCGATTACGTGTCAGCCCGCCCTGCACCATCGGCGTTCGAGCCCGGTAGCCTTGATTTTCATGTATCCAGAAAAAATGCATGGGAATGCTTTTTGCCAATCCCACAGGCTTCCGCAGTTTTCATCGCGAACGCAAATCGCCGATGGCTGGCATATTGGAGAGCAAGGGCAACCCAGCCCGATCTGCATCATGGCGCTGCAGTATAACCCCGCCGGTGCCCGATTTCGACATAATGATGCTCAAAATCCAGATATTCGCCTTGCGCCACCTCAGCGGCAGCCAGCGGGTATCTCGTAGCGTAATGAAACGGGTCGAGCTTGAAACACGGTCTTTCCTCTCGGAATCCATGTTCGAGGTAATGATGCAACGCGCTCGGCAATAGCCCATCCCGAACCGCCGCCCCGATATCCCCCTGCGATTCCGAATAAAACGCATCATCATAGAACGCCAGATACGCATCGATCCGCCGTTTGACCTGTGGCGCAGCCTCGATGATCGCCCGCAGCCGTTCCGCTGAAACGAGCCGGGCCGTCCCATCCAGCGCCCGCTGCATCGTCGCGAAATGATGGGGATACTTCGCGACATCCACAGCATACGCCAGCGGAAACAAATGGAACCGGTAACGCGGATCATCGAGCGGCAACAGAAAATGCGCCCGCGCCTGACGTGGATTAAACAACCCCGCGACCGGCAGATGCACGCTTTCGGCCTCGCTGAGCCATGCTGCCAGCCATGAAAACGTGCTGATGCTCGGCACGATATGGCAGGAGCGCCGCAGCACCGCGAAATCGTGCATCACCCCTTGGCCCGCAACAAACTCCGCGCGCGGAAACCGTGCCCGCAACGCCAGACAATACGCATTATCCTCGATCTGCCCGAAAAACACCGGCTTTAATCCGGTCTGTTCGATCAACCCCTCATAAAAGGACGGCGGCAGCAAAATATAATCAGGATGCCGCCCATCCAGTATCTCCCCACCCCGTATGCTGATCACTAACCGATCCGCACCGAACCCCCGCACATGATCCAACGCCGACGGTGTCACAAACAAACGTCGCGCCGTAGCGACATCTGGAAAATTGTCGAAATGCTGTGCGTAGCTATCAACTACGACAGTATCGATCATACCACGATTAAGGCAACTAGTAATGCCCACAATATCCAGCCTATGGCGTCCTGGACCGAACCTCACAGACTTAGAGATCGCACCATCGAACTCAGATGACGTAATACCCCATTCCAGTAGCGCGTCATGAACTAACCTACACCTTGGAACCGACGCGCTTATGCGATTTCCTACCATAAACTGGATCATTTTATTAGCAAAACCGCCCATAGATTCGATCCGCACGGATGAAATCTTCGTACTAAATTTATTGGGCGCATACACAGTATGCTCCTGAAGCCACCGATTGATATAATGTTCCATATTAGGAATATCAACCGACCAAGAACCATGAATGCTTCCATCAGAATAGTCACCAAAATAAAAGAAAGTATTTGACGAATATCCAGATTGCAGCATGAGTTCTTGTACATGAACAAAGTCTGGTGGACAAATTATAAAAGAGGACTTCAAATTAAGTTGGAAGGCGAGACCATATAGATTGCTACCGGCTGGACCAGCTACAGTCTCGGCATTTGCCCATAAATTAACTTGTTCAGGAAAAGTTAAATTTTCTGGATGTATAACCTCAAAACCTTTTTGACGAAAAATCTCCTCAACCTCGATTTCATTTTTTAGTTTTCGACTATTAACTCCCGACCTCGAAATATAAATTGCCGAAGGGCCTGTGTTTAAATTATAGTAGTCACGAACCTTTTTCCAGATATTACAAGCAACTTCCGTAGTATATCCTTGCGTAAAAAACGATCGCGTTGCAAACAAAACGTTCTCAAAAATAACTGGCCGCTCAATCTGATAAACGGAGTCCGGCGGAACGCCCCAGCACGCTAACGCATCCTTAAAATATGGAGATAAATTTTGAGAAATAGCTATTTTAAGGTCGGAAAAGCCTAAATCTCTCGCGAAATCGATCGCCCAGAACATTGATAGAATATCTACAATAAAATGTCCAAAATGATCTCCGTGCATACAGTCAAAATATAAGTATGTCCCTTTCACATACTCAGGGTTTGAAATCGAAATTTTCAAAGAGAACTTAACGTCGTCAATTTTGTTGATTGACACGCTGCCACGGCTATATTCATCGGAGAGTGATGTACCAATAATTTTGGGTGCGCGATCTTCAGAGTTTTTAGGTAAAAGCATTGCAAGTTGGCCGGGAGCACACGTCACATCTGAGATGCGAGTCAGATACAAGTCTGGAGAAGTCGTTGTAGTGGGAAATCCAGACGGTACTTCTCCAATATGCGGATAAAAATAAAACGGTCCAGTTAACAAAACATCTTTATTTGGAATATTAAGAAGATTTGAATTTGGAAATGAGCAAGTTGACCTTTTATAAAATAAAGTTCTGGAATTTGGTGTATTATAAAACAGATCGTTAGGAACGATAGTGGTTATTTCTTCTACGCTAGCATATTCCAAAATATCTTCGGTAACTAAATCTAGACCAGCCATATATTTTTATACCTTTTTGGTTGAGGATTTATAAAGCGATAAATTCAAATGTTTAAGCGGGATAAACGTCGCTAGACATTAGAAGACTCTGCAAGTATCTAGTCATCGCGATAGCTCTATTTGGCCCAAAGTGCCAAAAGTGAACAAATCCTCTCCGATCATTTTGGTCAAACTGGTCATGATGAAACGGAACTCTCGTTAATCGAGTTAGTGGTTCAGGATCAAAGGCATCGAATTTTGCAGCAACGTAATTTATAGCGGCCTGATCCGCCCAAGTTAGGCCATTTCTTCCATGAATCCGACAGTATTCAGTTAATAGCTTCTTTGTTGAGCTCAAAATCGAGGCACAAATTTCCATGTTTGGAAATCCCATAAGCCCAGAATTAAAACCAAATGTGTTTTCTACCTGAATGGGATCGTCATTGAACAGTTCCGCACCGACAGAAGCACCATCTAATCTATTTTGAAATTCTTCTTGCTGTGCAGTCATTTTGTCTGAAAAAAGCAGGTCAACTAAGAATTTTTCAATATCGTTATCGAATATAATATCGAGATCAGCATATAAAATAGGTTGATGATCAGATATTTCATCAATTTCAGCCAGCATCAATCTAGCTGAAACCTGATCAGTCCTGTCAAGCGCAGAAACGATTTTGATCATTATATTAATTTTTCCGAGTAATATCATGAGTGTTTCAATATCATGCGGCGTCTTATCAGTAATAAGAAGTATTTTATCGTTGTAGTTTCCAATTCTCACAAGGCTGGTGACGGCTGAAATAAACTGCTTTTCGATTTCACCGGAACCAAATAAGACGAACACAACTAAAGGATTGTACCGTTTAAGTCGATCAAAGCGCCATACATTCGAATTGAGATCAAGGGACAAAATTCCATTGCCTATGTGGTCCCTTCGTATCGACATAAATTGATTGTCTTGGGCAAGATCCAGATTAAGCTCTGAAATTCGAAATTTGTTAGATCCCGAGAATCCTATTTCACTCGAACGAGCAAGCAGCTTATTCGCGGAGAAAACCCAGTCGTGCCAAGATATTTCCTGCAAATACGCAAACAATTCTGAATCAACCGGATAAAAACTTTCCCAGTCAGATTTTTCTAGTGTATCAACGTTGATGCCGCCATCGGGACGATATGTTACATATCCGGATGATCCTTTAATTGAAAGACTATGATCGAACTTTCCGCTATCAGTCTCTAAGACATCGCCCGGCAGGCTACGAAAGCCGGTGGGAGCATCTAAATGAATATTGCTATAATAACCAGACGCTCGTTTCAACAATAACCGCGGTTTTGGATTACGGTCCAAGTAAATCGGCTGTATATCACGACCTAGTTTCTTGAGATCGCAGTGGACCAGTCCCATTTTTTTGCCGTCAAACGCCAATATAGTGCCGAAAATAGTGGTAAGAACGTACATCGTTATCCCGAGCGAAGGTGCCTTAGGCGTTGCCAGCTTCATTTCACGGCCTGTTGATTCCCCAATGTTTTCTGAAGCGCCCCAACCAGCCTTGGAATAACATAGCACGGCCGCGGATTGAATTCAAAATAACCGGCAGAAACTAGCGGATTGGTTTGCCTATTGGAGCTTTGGTTTGCGGAAGATCGTGCCGAACAAACCGTAAACAAACCCCTTTCTCACCCCCCACCCATCGTGCTTATCTCCGCGCGATGTTGCCCTGGACCCCCTACCCACCCGACGCGACGCCTACCGATCGTTTCAAAACGATCATGGCCTACCTGTGCCGGTGCATCATCGTCCAGGGGCGCGAGCAGGGCATCGCCTGGCCCCTCATCCTCATCATGTGGGCGCGCATCTGCCGCCTGTCGCAGCGCTTCAACCGCCTCATCGCCCGCGGCCCCCGCGCCCCGCGCCCGCGCACAAGCCCCCGCAAACCAACCCCCGAACCCCTCTTCCAAGCCGAATACCGCCTGCCCACCGCCTTCAACTGGCTCGGCCAGAACATCACCGGCATCCTCGCCGGTCCCTCCCTCGCGCGCGCCGAACTCGCCTTCCTCCTCGATGACCCGGCAATGACCACCCTGATCGCGGCAAACCCCACCATCGGGCGCATCCTCCGCCCCCTCTGCCGCAGCCTCGGCCTCGCCCGCCCCCGCAGCCTCTACCTCGATAGCGACATCACCCCCACCCAATCCCCCCGCCCCAACCGCCCCAAACCCCCCAAACCACCCGAACCCCCAAATAACGGCATCCTCCCGCGCCCAACCCCCTTCGCCCCCGGCAACCGCTTCTGGCCGCCCTGGATCAAACCCCGAACCACCCACTCCTGAACCACCACCCGCCCACATCCAATTAGTTACGATATCGCAACAAATATCAGGGCCGCCCGGCCCGGTGATAAGGGTGTCCCGCCAGAATACATTTCGCCCGATACAACTGCTCCGCCAGAACCACCCGCGCCAGCATGTGCGGCAACGTCAGCCTCCCCAGCGAAACCACAACCCCCGCCCGCGCCAGCACCGCCCCATCCAGCCCCTCGGCCCCGCCGATCACGAAAACCACCCGCCCGCGCTCCGCCCACCCCGCAAACAGCCGCGAAAACCCCATACTGTCAGGCATCACCCCGCCCTCATCGAGCACGACGACGAAATCAGACCCCGCGATTTTCCCCAAAATAGCCGCAGCTTCCCGCCGCTTGATCTCGCCCGGACTCCCAACCCCATCCGCCAGCGCGATCAGCTCAAGCCCAACCCGCTTCGCATACCGAACAAACAACTCCTGCGCCGGCCCGGAACTCTCCCGCCCGACCGCAACCAGCCGCATCAGCCTTCCGGCTCGTCCAGCTCCGGCCCCCACATTTTCTCAAGCGCATACATCGCCCGCGCCTCCGCCTTGAACAGATGCACCACAATGTCACCCGCATCCACCAGCACCCAGTCCGACCCGCCAGCCCCCTCGGTCTGCACCCGCTTGACCCCCAGCTCCGCCAGCTTCTCGATCAAATGAGTAGCCATCGCCGCAATCTGACGATCCGCCAGACCGGTCGCAATCACCATCCGATCGGCAAAACTCGCCCGCCCCGCCAGATCGAGCGCCACGACATCCTCGGCCTTGTCATCCTCAAGGCTGGAAACGATCGCCTTCTGCATCCGCTCCAGTAGGTCAGGCGACCCCTCGGCCGACTTCCGCACCCGCGGTTTCGGCCCCGCCACCACCGCCTTCTTGCGCGGCGATCCGGGAACTTTCGGCAAAATCTCGGCAACCACCGGCGCCTTGCGCTTGCGCGGCGCGGCAGGGGGACTCGAAGTACGGCTCGGCGGACGGGTTATGATGGCTCTCCTGATGATAAAGCACGCAACGCAGTGGCTGATAGCGGATTCTCACGCACAGGCAACCATGCCCACCCCACCGGCCCCGTCAACCGCCCCGGCCTCACCCGCAAATGCCTCAAAACCCGCGCCGCCCGCCCCGCCAAAGCCGCCCGCTTCTCCCCAGGCCGTGGCAAAACCGCCACCGGCACCGCCCGAACGATCTCCCGCCACCGATCCCACCGCGGCAATTGCGCCAGATTATCCGCCCCCATCAACCAGATAAATTGCGCCCGGGGAAACCGCCTTCGTAATTCCCTCACCGTATCGGCAGTAAACCGCGTCCCCCACGCCGCCTCCACCGAAGTCGCCAGAATCCGCCGCCCATCCGCAATCCCCCGTGCCGACCCCAGCCGATCCTCCAGCGAACCCATCGCCATCCCCGCCTTCAAAGGATTCCCCGGTGAAACCAGCAACCACACCTGATCCAGCCCCAACTGCCTCATCGCCGCCCGCGCCACATGCAAATGACCAGCATGAGCCGGATTGAAACTCCCCCCCAGCAACCCGATCCGCAAACCACGCCGATCCCCGAATCGCGGAACCGGATCGCTCAGGGCCGCACCTGGCCTGTCCCCACCACATGATACCGAAACGTCGTCAGCTGCGCCGGCCCCACCGGCCCCCGCGCATGAACCCGCCCCGTGGCAATCCCGATTTCCGCCCCGAATCCAAACTCCCCCCCATCGCAAAACTGGGTCGAGGCATTCCACATCCCCACCGCACTATCGATCCCCGCCAGAAACCGCCCCGCCACCTCGGCATCCTCCGTCACGATCGCATCGGTGTGTGACGATCCATACCGTCCGATATGCGCCAGCGCCCCCTCCAGCCCATCGACCACCCCCACCGAAATCACCGCATCCAGCCATTCGGTATCGAATTCCGCCTCCCCCATGGCAACAATCGCCCGCGCCCGCTCATCCCCACGGCAATCGCACCCCAGCGCCCGCAAATCACCCACCAGCACCGGCAACCACGCCTCCGCCACCGCCCCATCGATCAGCAACGTCTCGGTCGCCCCGCAAACCCCGGTCCGCCGCATTTTGGCATTGGCCAGGATCGTCCGTGCCATCGCCAGATCAGCCCCGCGATCGACATATGTATGGTTCAACCCCTCGGCATGAGCCAGAACCGCCACCCGCGCCTCTCTCTGCACCCGCTCGACCAGCGATTTGCCCCCCCGCGGAATGATCAGGTCGATCATCCCGGTCGCCCTCAGCATGGCAGCAACGAATTCCCGATCGGTCGTCGGCGCGATCTGAACACAAGACCCAGGCAATCCCGCCTCCTGCAGTCCCTCGCTGATTGCTTCATGGATCGCCCGCGCCGAATGCTGACTTTCCGACCCGCCCCGCAGAATGACCGCATTACCCGATTTCAAACAGATCGCCGCAGCGTCCGCCCCCACATTTGGCCGGCTCTCATAAATCATCCCGATCACCCCGATCGGCTGCGGCACCCGCCTGATCACCAGCCCGTTGGGTCGCTCCCACTCAGCAAGCGCCCCCCCCAGCGGATCGGGCAGCCCCGCAACGATCTCCACCCCGGCGGCCATCGCCTCAATTCGGGGCTCCGTGAGCAACAAACGGTCCCGAAACGCATCCGTCCCGGAATACGCCGCGATATCCTGCGCATTCGCCATCATGATCGCCTCTCGATGACGGCGGATCGCCCCCGCAACGGCCACCAGCGCCGCATCTCGCTGCCTCGCCGGCGCCTGCGCCAGTTGCCGCCCGGCGTCCCGCGCCTCCCGACAGGCGTTACGGAGCCATGAGTCGATCGGTTCTGCCAGCATGTCCATATCCGAGATTTGCGCCGGGGCCGAAAGCAAATCAACCGCTCTTTCGGCGCGGCGGTGGAGCGGCTATCCCAGGGTATCACGAACTGAAGCTCAGGAGTCCCGTGTCCGATACCCTGCTCCCCGAACCGCGTGTCAAAACCGCGCTGCGCCCGATCGAAGCGGGTGACGCCGCGCGACTGCACCAGTTGATCAACGACTGGGAAATCTGCCGCTTGCTGCCGGAGGCACCGTTTCCCTACCCGGCGGACCTGGCACGGGACTGGATCACCGCCGCGATTGCGGATCGCGAGGCAGGAATCGCTTACCAGTTCGCGATCACCGACGATGCCGGCACCATGATCGGCTGTGCCGGGCTGCGCCTCGACAAGTCCGGAATGGCCGCCTCACTCGGCTATTGGGTGGCGCGGCGGGCATGGGGCAGGGGCCATGGGCGGCAGGCGGTGCTGCTCATGTTGCGCTGGGGGTTTGCCGAACTCGCGATCGATCGGGTGGTGGCGACCGTCGCTGACGACAACGCCGCCTCGCTGGCGGTACTGCGCCGCGCTGGATTTACCGAGACGGGGACGGGTCATGAAAAATTCATCAGCCGGCCCGGTATTCGCCAGGCGGTGCGGCATTTCGAGATTACCCGGGAGGTGCTGGCATTTCGCGAGCCGGTGG
This sequence is a window from Acidiphilium acidophilum. Protein-coding genes within it:
- a CDS encoding bifunctional GNAT family N-acetyltransferase/(deoxy)nucleoside triphosphate pyrophosphohydrolase → MSDTLLPEPRVKTALRPIEAGDAARLHQLINDWEICRLLPEAPFPYPADLARDWITAAIADREAGIAYQFAITDDAGTMIGCAGLRLDKSGMAASLGYWVARRAWGRGHGRQAVLLMLRWGFAELAIDRVVATVADDNAASLAVLRRAGFTETGTGHEKFISRPGIRQAVRHFEITREVLAFREPVDSMNEGPRPLLLVVACALIDRSGKILLARRPAGKKLAGLWEFPGGKLAPGETPEAALVRELDEELGIAVKTADVAPFAFASHAYESFHLMMPLYLCRRWVGVPSSREGQALAWVDPARLEEYPMPPADRPLIPLLRDFL